The Coriobacteriia bacterium region TTCAGCCGACTCGGCCAACTCTCCGCGTGAGAGAAGCGCCGCCCATTGTAGCAGGGGTGCCGCCGAGCGTCACCGCCTCGATCTACGAAGGCTGAACGCCGGCTTCGGTAACCTCACGCGCGCCGCTGCCGACCACATGGCCGTCCACGAGCCGCAGCTCCTCGTCGGCGTGATCGGCCATGCGCGGGTCGTGGGTGACCATGATGCACGTCATCGCGCGCTCGTGGACCTGACGCTTGAGCAGCTCGACCACCTGGAGGCCGCGCTCGGTATCCAGGTTCGAGGTGGGCTCGTCCACCAGCATAACCTCCGGCTCGTTCATAAGCGCTCGCGCGATCGCCACGCGCTGACGCTCGCCGCCTGAGAGCAGTGACGGGCGGTGGCCTGCGCGCTCGGCCATGCCGAAGTCGGCGAGCAGCCCGTCGGCGCGCTCACGGTCGGCGCGGGTGACCTTGCCCGAGAGGTGTGGGACGAGCAGGAGGTTCTCGCGCGCGCTCAGGTACGGCACGAGGTGATGCTCCTGGAAGACGAGCCCGACCTCGGTGCGGCGGTATCGGGCCGCCTCGGTGGCGCTGCGCAGGTGCACGGGCTTCCCGCCGATGAT contains the following coding sequences:
- a CDS encoding ABC transporter ATP-binding protein translates to MFEVRNITKVYGSGRTQVTALDDVSFALGKGRLLAVLGPSGSGKTTLVSIIAGLLQPTSGEIIIGGKPVHLRSATEAARYRRTEVGLVFQEHHLVPYLSARENLLLVPHLSGKVTRADRERADGLLADFGMAERAGHRPSLLSGGERQRVAIARALMNEPEVMLVDEPTSNLDTERGLQVVELLKRQVHERAMTCIMVTHDPRMADHADEELRLVDGHVVGSGAREVTEAGVQPS